A single genomic interval of Antechinus flavipes isolate AdamAnt ecotype Samford, QLD, Australia chromosome 1, AdamAnt_v2, whole genome shotgun sequence harbors:
- the RAI1 gene encoding retinoic acid-induced protein 1 isoform X2, with the protein MQSFRERCGFHGKQQNYQQTSQDSSRLENYRHQSQAGLSCERQRLLAKEYYSQQPYPAYDSSASAAADKYHRGSKPLPGQQPLQGRPTFSSYSVQENSPYPARYSGEESLQTWGAQQQALAGGVAKYEENLMKKTAVPSSSRQYQEQSSQLPFRTHSLHLQQQQQQQQQQQQQQQQQQQQQQQQQQLQQQQQLQQLQQQQQQQQNPLTYPKLQRQKIQNDIAPMPFPQGSHFPQHSQSFPTSSTYSSAVQGGSQGAHSFKSCTAPSTQPHERSLASSASLTPGPRVQSLHSYQAGRISYDQQQQQQQQQQQQQQQQQQAAALQGRHHAQETLHYQNIAKYQHYNQQGQSYCQPDTPVRTPEQYYQTFSPSSSHSPARSMGRSPSYSSTPSPLMPNLENFQYSQQTLSTGAFPASITDHSHFMPLLNPSPTDGASSVDAQAVNCKNLQKEKIPENLLSDLSLQSLTALTSQVENISNTVQQLLMSKSTVPQKKGMKNLVPRTPEQLKGQHCSPESGSYSAEPVGTPLSEPLSSTPQSIHAEAQEADYLSGSEDHLERTFLYCNQTRNSPARVNSNSKAKPESVSTCSVTSPDDMSTKSDDSFQSLHSSLPLDTFTKFVASDRECPRLLLSALSQEELASEIIVLQEAISEKADKAWSESPVLTKDPSKSSFSLENHNTCLDPVGKNTWSHPAEAETLPDPLHINKGSNTKDFSEELFEDPPVGFTMPEAKKLPCSLPYGPKPNLPDAPSNPGTTAFGCFPDTTTDSVGSGDNANPFAWPEENLGDACPRWGLHPTELSKGLGRGKPPEGSSKEKTNDTVCMGFPEVEPAGEKEEARDFKHEEVRDVKEEDILGCQEASKADRWLEDSRHCCPAGDFSDISLLPSSERKDLEAEEYSSLCELLASPEQRPGLQDSSPPKTPLICTKEEPEGSLSPKANWVSPCRLSGESVILLGPAVGTESKVKSWFESSLSHMKPEEGATENESAPPENLAPSAPLLGKLNKPALPENTLAKKGPMPRGKSLRSRRVQRGLPEGEESGCKAPDLPKDLSLPEPCTGQPQGHTEGAGAPGQLGPAGRVVAEGLPRMCTRSFTALNEPRTPGSHPPSLTGASSQPEKLGTKQRASFKSGKRAGKLSPKVASSPSDPAALPVPSLAQENSSMGPKLKDAESPDTPAKDQRSMILRSRTKAQELFHPKRRRPTEGRLPNCKTAKKLIPNNHLPPSFKMPGSAQKEGKASRRVKLPKPAPSVGGKLPERQLHSLKRKSTFMSPIPAKKRNLILRSGGSPGSIKEEKAEPSSPSLFKRISSPKKAKAAKGACEPALKAPPPETPNVCIKITSRAAFQGAMKTKVLPPRKGRGLKLEAIVQKITSPSLKKFACKTATAAAAAAAAAAAAAAAAAAVVAPTHSNPLSPSLPEKERALKKAGAGPAAGDARPLNPGLAQKPPAAPGAEQLCRNANNRSLKGKLMNSKKLASDCFKGEACSSPETPQQQQEEQPQQPPGGGEAAKSLGLVTKKRSRKGKAAALGLAKLPLEKRAHLAPGLLLASRERAAAGGGLAEAGEDGEGGGGKKGGLEDKGLGAESSEGRASQPQTRAQKQPAGQASYNGGYSKRQRKRLTRGKAKNVASQCKSRAKRRRQQQHAPPLDPAEPEIRLKYISCKRLRTDSRAPPFSPYVRVEKKDEFTTTCTVVNSPGEEPKPRKEKPSSSSSSSSSSSSSSSSSSSSSSSSSSAASPTTSSSALATLPGGASLQARAVLPLSSTMHLGPVVSKTLSAACLVCCLCQNPANYKDLGDLCGPYYPEDCLPKKKSRLKEKARAEGPGEEAAPPLERTLRGLESPCLAAPGPGKPPRPEAPAEAAKPSSLRSSSRGLYRKLQSCYCCDEQRTEDEEAPAADKPRKHECSKGEAPAEPSGDTQEHWVHEGCAIWTAGVYLVAGKLFGLQEAMKTAADVRCSSCQQVGATLGCCHKGCPQTYHYACASDTGCILVEENFSLKCPKHKVCEMASSF; encoded by the exons ATGCAGTCTTTTCGAGAAAGGTGTGGTTTCCATGGCAAGCAGCAGAACTACCAGCAGACTTCACAAGATTCATCACGCCTGGAGAATTACAGGCATCAGAGCCAGGCAGGGCTGAGCTGCGAGCGGCAGCGGCTGCTGGCCAAGGAGTACTACAGTCAGCAGCCCTACCCCGCTTACGACAGCAGCGCCTCGGCGGCCGCCGACAAGTACCACCGGGGCAGCAAGCCCCTCCCCGGCCAGCAGCCGCTGCAGGGGAGGCCCACCTTCTCCAGCTACAGCGTCCAGGAGAACAGCCCCTACCCAGCCCGCTACTCGGGAGAGGAGAGCCTGCAGACGTGGGGAGCTCAGCAGCAGGCCCTCGCAGGGGGGGTAGCCAAGTATGAAGAGAACTTGATGAAAAAGACAGCGGTTCCCTCCAGTAGCCGTCAGTACCAGGAGCAGAGCTCTCAGCTGCCCTTCCGGACTCACTCCCTGCAcctccagcagcagcagcagcagcagcagcagcaacaacagcagcagcaacaacagcagcagcagcagcagcagcaacagcagctgcAACAGCAGCAACAGCTGCAACAGctgcagcaacagcagcagcagcagcagaaccCCTTGACGTACCCCAAGCTCCAAAGGCAGAAGATCCAAAATGATATCGCCCCCATGCCCTTTCCCCAGGGCTCTCATTTCCCCCAGCATTCCCAGTCCTTCCCCACTTCCTCCACCTATTCTTCGGCCGTGCAGGGCGGGAGTCAGGGAGCTCACTCCTTCAAGAGCTGCACCGCCCCCTCCACCCAGCCCCATGAGAGGTCCCTGGCTAGCAGCGCCAGCCTGACCCCGGGGCCCCGGGTGCAGAGCCTGCACAGCTACCAGGCGGGCAGGATCAGCTAcgaccagcagcagcagcagcagcagcagcaacagcagcagcagcagcagcagcagcaggcgGCGGCTCTCCAGGGCAGACACCATGCCCAAGAAACACTGCACTACCAGAACATCGCCAAGTACCAACACTACAATCAGCAGGGCCAGAGCTACTGCCAGCCGGACACCCCGGTGAGGACGCCCGAGCAGTACTACCAGACCTTCAGCCCCAGCTCCAGCCACTCGCCGGCACGCTCCATGGGCCGCTCCCCCTCCTACAGCTCCACGCCGTCCCCGCTGATGCCCAACCTGGAGAACTTCCAGTACAGCCAGCAGACCCTCAGCACGGGGGCCTTCCCCGCCAGCATCACGGACCACAGCCACTTCATGCCCCTCCTGAACCCTTCCCCGACTGACGGGGCGAGCTCCGTGGACGCACAAGCGGTGAATTGCAAGAACTTGCAGAAGGAGAAGATCCCCGAGAACCTGCTGTCGGACCTCAGCTTGCAGAGCCTGACTGCTCTGACCTCGCAAGTGGAGAACATTTCCAACACTGTGCAGCAACTTCTGATGTCCAAGTCGACCGTTCCCCAGAAGAAGGGCATGAAGAACCTCGTTCCCAGGACCCCAGAGCAGCTCAAAGGTCAGCACTGCAGCCCGGAGAGTGGCAGCTACTCTGCGGAACCCGTGGGCACCCCTCTGTCGGAGCCTCTCAGCAGCACCCCGCAGTCCATCCACGCGGAAGCCCAGGAGGCAGATTACCTGAGCGGCTCAGAAGATCACCTGGAAAGGACCTTCCTGTATTGTAACCAGACTCGGAACAGCCCTGCCAGGGTCAACAGCAACTCCAAGGCCAAGCCCGAGTCGGTCTCCACCTGCTCGGTCACCTCTCCCGATGACATGTCCACCAAGTCCGACGACTCCTTCCAGAGCCTCCACAGCAGCCTGCCCCTGGACACCTTCACCAAGTTTGTGGCCAGCGATCGGGAATGCCCCCGCCTGCTGCTCAGCGCGCTGTCCCAGGAAGAGCTGGCTTCGGAGATCATCGTGCTGCAGGAGGCCATCAGTGAAAAGGCCGATAAAGCTTGGAGCGAGTCTCCCGTCCTGACTAAGGACCCCAGCAAGTCCTCCTTCTCTCTGGAGAACCACAACACCTGCCTCGACCCTGTGGGCAAGAACACCTGGTCCCACCCAGCTGAGGCGGAAACCCTACCCGATCCTCTCCACATCAACAAAGGCAGCAACACCAAGGACTTCAGCGAGGAGCTATTCGAGGACCCCCCAGTGGGGTTCACCATGCCTGAAGCCAAGAAATTACCCTGTTCTCTTCCATATGGTCCCAAACCGAACCTCCCAGATGCTCCGTCTAACCCTGGGACGACTGCTTTTGGCTGCTTTCCGGATACGACCACTGACTCAGTGGGTTCTGGTGATAATGCAAACCCCTTTGCTTGGCCAGAGGAGAACTTGGGGGACGCCTGTCCCAGGTGGGGTCTGCACCCCACAGAACTCTCGAAGGGCCTGGGTCGAGGGAAGCCTCCAGAGGGGTCgagtaaagagaaaacaaatgacaCCGTCTGTATGGGCTTCCCAGAGGTGGAACCAGCAGGTGAGAAGGAGGAGGCGAGAGATTTCAAGCACGAGGAGGTCAGAGACGTGAAGGAGGAAGACATCCTAGGGTGCCAGGAGGCCAGCAAAGCTGACAGGTGGCTGGAGGACAGTAGGCACTGCTGCCCGGCGGGTGACTTCAGTGATATCTCCTTGCTGCCCTCCTCAGAGAGAAAAGACTTGGAGGCAGAAGAGTACTCCTCCCTTTGTGAGCTCCTGGCCAGCCCTGAGCAGAGGCCTGGGCTGCAGGACTCATCTCCCCCCAAGACCCCATTGATCTGCACTAAGGAGGAGCCCGAGGGGTCTCTCAGTCCAAAGGCTAACTGGGTTTCTCCCTGCCGCCTCTCCGGAGAGTCTGTCATCCTGCTGGGTCCAGCCGTGGGCACAGAGTCCAAGGTCAAGAGTTGGTTTGAGTCATCCCTGTCTCACATGAAGCCGGAGGAAGGGGCAACAGAGAACGAGAGCGCGCCTCCAGAGAATCTTGCGCCCAGCGCCCCTCTGCTGGGCAAGCTGAACAAGCCGGCCTTGCCTGAAAACACCCTGGCCAAGAAAGGGCCCATGCCGAGAGGGAAGAGCCTGAGGAGCCGTCGAGTGCAGAGAGGACTGCCGGAGGGAGAGGAATCGGGCTGCAAGGCCCCAGACCTGCCCAAGGACCTTTCACTGCCAGAGCCCTGCACAGGGCAGCCCCAGGGCCACACGGAAGGGGCCGGCGCCCCCGGCCAGCTGGGCCCGGCCGGGAGGGTCGTGGCCGAGGGGCTGCCCAGGATGTGCACCCGCTCCTTTACCGCCCTCAATGAGCCCCGAACCCCTGGCTCCCACCCACCGAGCCTAACCGGGGCGTCCTCTCAACCCGAGAAGTTGGGGACAAAACAGAGAGCCAGTTTCAAGTCTGGGAAGAGAGCGGGAAAACTGTCCCCTAAGGTGGCTTCTAGTCCCAGTGACCCCGCGGCTCTGCCCGTGCCCAGCCTAGCCCAAGAGAACAGCTCCATGGGGCCGAAGCTGAAGGACGCCGAGTCCCCGGACACCCCAGCAAAGGACCAGAGATCCATGATCCTCCGGTCTCGGACCAAAGCCCAGGAGCTCTTTCACCCCAAGCGGAGGAGGCCGACGGAAGGGAGGCTGCCAAACTGCAAAACTGCCAAGAAACTCATTCCTAATAACCACCTACCACCCAGCTTCAAGATGCCTGGCAGTGCCCAGAAAGAGGGGAAAGCAAGCCGGAGGGTGAAGCTCCCCAAACCTGCGCCTAGTGTGGGAGGCAAGCTGCCAGAGCGCCAGCTGCACTCCCTGAAGAGGAAGTCCACCTTCATGTCTCCCATCCCAGCCAAGAAGAGGAATCTGATTCTCCGCAGCGGGGGCAGCCCGGGGAGCATCAAGGAGGAGAAGGCCGAGCCTTCTTCCCCCAGCCTCTTCAAGAGGATCTCCAGCCCCAAAAAAGCCAAGGCCGCCAAGGGCGCCTGCGAGCCCGCCCTGAAAGCCCCTCCTCCAGAGACCCCCAACGTCTGCATCAAAATCACCTCCCGGGCCGCCTTCCAGGGAGCCATGAAGACCAAGGTCCTGCCTCCCCGCAAGGGCCGAGGCCTGAAGTTGGAAGCCATCGTGCAGAAGATCACCTCTCCCAGCCTAAAGAAGTTTGCATGCAAAACAGccacggcggcggcggcggcagcggcggcggcggcggcagcggcggcggccgCCGCAGCAGTGGTGGCTCCGACCCACAGCAATCCTCTGAGCCCGTCCCTCCCGGAGAAGGAGAGGGCCCTAAAGAAGGCCGGGGCCGGTCCGGCCGCGGGAGACGCCAGGCCCCTCAACCCCGGCCTGGCTCAGAAGCCTCCCGCGGCCCCCGGAGCCGAGCAATTATGCAGAAATGCCAACAACAGATCCTTAAAAGGGAAACTCATGAACAGTAAGAAACTGGCCTCCGACTGCTTCAAGGGTGAGGCCTGTTCATCTCCGGAGACaccgcagcagcagcaggaggagcAGCCCCAGCAGCCGCCCGGCGGCGGGGAGGCTGCGAAGAGTCTCGGCCTGGTGACCAAGAAGAGGAGCCGGAAGGGGAAGGCGGCCGCCCTGGGCCTGGCCAAGCTGCCCCTGGAGAAGCGAGCCCATCTGGCGCCCGGCCTGCTGCTGGCCTCCAGGGAGAGGGCGGCCGCGGGGGGAGGCCTGGCCGAGGCTGGGGAGGacggggaagggggaggagggaagaaaggcgGCCTGGAGGACAAAGGCCTCGGCGCAGAGTCCTCGGAGGGCCGGGCCTCGCAGCCGCAGACCCGGGCCCAGAAGCAGCCCGCCGGCCAGGCCAGCTACAACGGCGGCTACTCCAAGCGGCAGCGCAAACGGCTCACTCGAGGCAAGGCCAAGAACGTGGCCTCCCAGTGCAAGAGCCGGGCCAAAAGGCGAAGGCAGCAGCAGCACGCGCCCCCCCTGGACCCCGCCGAGCCCGAGATCCGCCTCAAGTATATTTCCTGCAAAAGGCTTCGGACTGATAGCAGGGCCCCGCCCTTCTCCCCCTATGTCAGGGTGGAGAAGAAGGATGAGTTCACTACCACCTGTACTGTGGTCAACTCCCCTGGGGAAGAGCCCAAGCCCCGAAAGGAGAagccttcctcctcttcttcctcctcctcctcctcctcctcttcctcctcctcctcctcctcctcctcctcgtcctcctcctcagCTGCCTCCCCTACCACCTCCTCCTCTGCCCTGGCCACCCTCCCCGGGGGGGCCTCCCTCCAGGCCCGGGCCGTGCTGCCCCTCTCCTCCACCATGCACCTGGGGCCCGTGGTCTCCAAGACCCTGAGCGCGGCCTGCCTGGTCTGCTGCCTCTGCCAAAACCCTGCCAACTACAAAGACCTGGGGGACCTCTGTGGGCCCTACTACCCCGAGGACTGCCTGCCCAAAAAGAAGTCCAGACTCAAGGAGAAAGCCAGGGCCGAGGGCCCGGGGGAGGAGGCGGCGCCCCCCCTGGAGAGAACACTGAGAGGCCTGGAGAGCCCCTGCCTGGCCGCCCCCGGGCCCGGGAAGCCGCCCAGGCCCGAGGCCCCCGCCGAGGCCGCCAAGCCCAGCTCCCTGAGGTCGAGCTCCCGGGGCCTCTACCGCAAGCTGCAGAGCTGCTACTGCTGCGACGAGCAGAGGACCGAAGACGAGGAGGCCCCGGCGGCCGACAAGCCCAGGAAGCACGAGTGCAGCAAGGGCGAGGCCCCCGCGGAGCCGAGCGGAGACACGCAGGAGCACTGGGTGCACGAGGGCTGCGCCATATGGACGGCCGGCGTCTACCTGGTGGCCGGGAAGCTGTTCGGCCTGCAGGAGGCCATGAAGACCGCGGCAGACGTG AGATGTTCCAGCTGTCAGCAAGTAGGTGCCACCCTTGGCTGCTGCCACAAAGGATGCCCTCAAACCTACCACTACGCATGTGCCAGTGACACAG